Proteins encoded in a region of the Uloborus diversus isolate 005 chromosome 1, Udiv.v.3.1, whole genome shotgun sequence genome:
- the LOC129234673 gene encoding apoptosis-inducing factor 3-like yields the protein MGARGSKKEYKIGNSEQRQDADNQFIEKVVCKDDELQDGCMAEYEMGQEGKILLIKENGIYSALGTKCTHYGAPLKNGVLMDGKIRCHWHGACFNSKTGDIEDFPGLDSLPCYQVSVSNGEVKVKASVEALKNNKRVKPLIKYSHANPATFVVIGGGAAGHVCAETLRQEGFSGKIILVSRENSLPYDRPKLSKVLDAKASDLYMRNEDFYKKTDISVMLNTEVTSVDTVEKWVACNNGKLKVKYDKLMIATGGEPVTLTVPGSDLKNIFYLRTPNDGQMIAKEAAGKSVVILGSSFIGMEVASYMLNKASSINVIGRSSVPFSAIFGKEIGQRIKDIFIEKGVIFHSGDNISKLNGTDGVLESVELSSGTKIPADICIVGIGVRPATEFLKDSGITMNNKGHILVNEMLETNLKGVYAGGDIVEFPLTSYENKRVNICHWQMALVHGRYAALNMIDKNAVLQTVPFFWSTMFGKSFRYAGYGEGFDEIIIKGDIESLQFIAYYCKESKVVAVCTCNKDPEAAKFASCVSLGETLSKSQIQ from the coding sequence ATGGGCGCTCGTGGTTCTAAAAAAGAGTATAAGATTGGAAATTCGGAACAGCGTCAGGATGCTGACAAtcaatttattgaaaaagttgTTTGTAAAGATGATGAATTACAAGATGGTTGCATGGCAGAATATGAAATGGGACAAGAAGGTAAAATTCTTCTCATCAAAGAAAATGGAATCTACTCTGCATTGGGTACAAAATGCACCCACTATGGAGCCCCCCTAAAAAATGGAGTTTTAATGGATGGTAAGATAAGATGTCATTGGCATGGAGCTTGCTTCAATAGTAAAACAGGAGACATTGAAGATTTCCCGGGACTTGACAGTTTACCGTGTTACCAAGTGAGTGTTAGTAATGGTGAAGTAAAAGTGAAAGCATCTgtagaagctttaaaaaataacaaacgaGTAAAGCCTCTGATAAAATATTCTCATGCTAATCCAGCAACTTTTGTAGTGATTGGAGGTGGTGCTGCTGGTCATGTTTGTGCAGAAACCTTGCGGCAAGAAGGATTTTCTGGCAAGATAATCCTCGTCAGCAGAGAAAATTCCCTTCCTTATGATAGACCCAAGCTCAGCAAAGTTCTTGATGCAAAAGCCTCAGACCTGTACATGCGAAAtgaagatttttataaaaaaacggATATATCAGTAATGTTAAATACCGAAGTTACATCTGTAGACACTGTTGAAAAATGGGTGGCTTGCAATAATGGTAAACTCAAGGTGAAATATGATAAATTGATGATCGCTACAGGTGGTGAGCCAGTCACTTTGACTGTCCCTGGATccgatttgaaaaatatattttatttaagaacGCCAAATGATGGCCAAATGATTGCTAAAGAAGCAGCAGGAAAATCTGTCGTCATACTAGGCTCTTCATTTATTGGTATGGAAGTTGCATCTTATATGCTTAATAAAGCCAGTTCTATCAATGTTATTGGTCGTAGTTCTGTTCCGTTTTCTGCTATATTTGGTAAAGAAATTGGTCAAAGAATAAAAGATATATTCATTGAGAAAGGTGTGATATTTCACAGTGGTGATaacatttcaaaacttaatgGCACTGATGGTGTGCTTGAGTCGGTGGAATTATCATCCGGCACGAAAATTCCTGCCGATATATGCATTGTTGGTATTGGCGTCAGACCTGCTACTGAGTTTCTGAAGGATTCTGGGATTACTATGAATAATAAAGGACATATACTGGTAAATGAGATGTTAGAAACTAACTTAAAAGGAGTATATGCTGGAGGTGATATAGTTGAATTTCCTCTAACTTCCTATGAAAACAAAAGGGTCAATATTTGTCACTGGCAAATGGCATTAGTTCATGGACGATATGCGGCTTTGAATATGATTGATAAAAACGCAGTTCTTCAAACTGTTCCTTTCTTTTGGAGCACAATGTTTGGGAAAAGCTTTCGTTATGCTGGTTATGGTGAAGGCTTTGATGAGATTATTATTAAGGGAGATATAGAGAGTCTTCAGTTTATTGCTTATTATTGTAAGGAGTCGAAGGTTGTTGCAGTCTGCACATGTAACAAGGATCCAGAAGCTGCAAAATTTGCATCTTGTGTAAGCCTCGGTGAAACACTGTCAAAAAGCCAAATTCAATGA